One Vallitalea okinawensis DNA window includes the following coding sequences:
- a CDS encoding alpha/beta hydrolase, whose protein sequence is MIYRVEEIPVEGCNYTDFIPSLACYIPDTIEMKPAYKKPSVIVCPGGGYEVLWETEREAIALKYMSEGFNAFVLNYSVIPAQYPTQLLELAKAINYVRDHAEEFNADPDQIIVCGFSAGGHLAANLGVCWNKDYFKELVGKDSNHKPNGVILAYPVITVEDDDLIYFYNRFIGENPSQELKDKVSLERQVDKDTVPTFMWGTYDDPLVKHILVFGLELHKHKIPFESLIYQRGPHGIALANDVTSFKEDQ, encoded by the coding sequence ATGATCTATAGAGTAGAAGAAATTCCTGTAGAGGGATGCAATTATACCGATTTTATACCCAGTTTAGCTTGCTACATACCAGATACCATTGAGATGAAGCCAGCTTATAAAAAGCCTTCTGTCATCGTTTGTCCAGGTGGTGGTTATGAGGTCTTATGGGAGACAGAGCGTGAAGCCATTGCTTTAAAGTACATGTCTGAAGGGTTTAATGCCTTTGTACTCAATTACTCTGTCATTCCAGCACAGTACCCTACACAACTGCTGGAGTTAGCGAAAGCTATTAATTATGTAAGAGACCATGCTGAAGAGTTTAATGCCGATCCAGATCAGATCATTGTCTGCGGTTTTTCTGCTGGTGGGCATTTAGCAGCTAATTTAGGTGTTTGCTGGAATAAAGATTACTTCAAAGAGTTAGTAGGTAAGGATTCTAATCACAAACCTAACGGAGTGATTTTAGCCTATCCTGTTATTACAGTGGAAGATGATGACCTCATCTACTTCTACAACCGTTTTATTGGTGAAAATCCTAGTCAGGAGCTTAAAGATAAAGTGTCCTTAGAGAGACAAGTGGATAAAGATACGGTGCCAACTTTTATGTGGGGGACCTATGATGATCCACTGGTTAAACACATCCTTGTTTTTGGACTAGAACTTCATAAACATAAGATCCCATTTGAGTCATTGATCTATCAAAGAGGACCTCATGGTATTGCCTTGGCAAATGATGTAACATCATTTAAAGAGGATCAAA